One Styela clava chromosome 4, kaStyClav1.hap1.2, whole genome shotgun sequence genomic window, tAATCGCTTCCCCCTGCAGAAGTAATTACTCTTTCTAACAAACCATTTGTCCGTGTGTGTTAATGTTTATAATGTGGTTTTTAGCTGTAATAAAGTACAAAATGTGGCTTTTGGTCACTGATTGGTTGGCCACCCCAGGGCTACAGTATATCACTCACGCGAGAATGTCCACGAAACGCGCAGCGCTTAAAAGAACGGGCAGTTTTGATAACCCGCCTACTTAATCACGCTGCCGTTATAGATCCGAAAGTTTCTATGGATAGTAACGATGTGGAAATCCTGAGCGCCTACCGCCTTGCTTTGAATAGAATCGTACTTCGTTTAACGCCACGTTTTCCAATAGGGTAGGAAACTTCACTTTGTACTTTCGTGCAGTAATATTATATTTCGTACTTATTTAATATCATTGTGATGCTCATATAGGCATTATGAACTAGTTCAAATGTTCAAAAGTCAGAGTACAAATTGCACGTATTACGAGCAAAGGTTCCGTTAACGATTGAATAACAAATTCAAATAGAGTTTTAAGCGAAGTAGGGGAGGAATTCGGAGTGGGTGGATCTTTATTTTGCCTGAAATTATAATATCAAGGTTCAGTGTCTCGTGTGTTGTGCAATTATTGCTGATCAAAAGGAATGCAACATCCGGCTATATTACGACACGACTGATTACATAGGTAAAATACCACGGCTATACTGAAACAATTTGTCACGAAAAGATATCGCAATTAAATTTTTCACTGATGAAACAGAGAAAATTTTTCTCAGACAAACAAAAATTGTGAAACTTCGGTGAAAACTTTGTCATAAGTGAGATGATTACGAAATCGTCGCGTTCTTTGGTTGAAGGAAGCTTTAAAAAGGGTGTATGTTGAAGGCTTGTGAAGTAATAGCAGCATTATTTTTCAACAATGAAAGTTAACAAATCAGCCTTTCGCACACGACCAACGGACAAGAGTTTGTATGCTGTCTTAAGACTACGCTaaataaggccaaacatcgaGTCTCTCACCTCTACAAAACAGTGGCAAATATCCAGCACAAGtgaatgaatatgtttcatgtcccCTATAGTGAAAGATTCAAgtgcaatttcaacaaatatattaaGATTTTCCTTGTTATTTTTGGGCTCTCCCGtagcatgtgcaccaagatggcggacaccggaacgtatagCAAGTGTACCGGGTTCAGGTTTAGggcaaaattttattccaattttctttattttggttctattacaagtttagAAACTAGCCAAGAGACTCCCGCagtatttgtaactgaaattatggcctaatcctatactggtacatatactacgtcccagtgtccgccatcttagtgcacatactactGGAATACCATTTTTTGTATATCATATTTTGTACCTAATTTGttggtttgcggcccgcgtcgtCAATAGATTTTAAGAAGTGGCCTGCGACctattttgagttggagacccctgttTTATTAGTTGCATTTTTGGTAACAACGTAAAATAGCATGTCTTGCTATATGTACAGACTCTGTCTAACTCTAAATGAACGTTCTTACCTTGTCTCACACGGTCTTCTATTGTTTTAGAGTCAGTGGACCTTTTCTAGCCCAGTGGCAACCAATCGAAGTTCGATGGACTGCATGACTTAATACAAATCTTCAATCGCACACGTTGAGACGTGGCCGTCACGACTACTAACACACATTTCTCTTGCAAGCAACATTCAAGGAATAAGGACAGTTTGTGCAATTTGACGTTGTAAGCGTTGCGACCAAGTATTCGATGAatttatttaaatgaaatatacaaGATCAATTTTAGACcgaataaaacaattttcagtAGACGTATGATTGCCGAATAAACATAGtgatactttaaatatatattgactaAACAAAATACAATAATTCAATTACTATTTATATGGTCGAACGCAATATTTAATTTCTTTCAAATCATCTAGTACCATTCAAACCAGATAAACATATCGACTAAACTCGATCTAATCTGGACATTATATTCAAATGTTGCTGAAATTCTGTCTCCACATAATCGCCATGTCTTTATCTTACGCCGCTATATAGCATAATAATTTTGTTCAGCACATTACACGTAGCAACACACGACACGTTTTATATATTCGCTATCTATACAATGGTTTTATCGAGCACAACTTCCACCGTTTCCGTCGCTATATCTCTCCAATTCATTGCGTTTCCGTAACTTCACTATAATGCAACTGTGTAGCATGTTGCAACAAAACATCGTTTCAGCACTGATATACAGTGTTGTGAGTAGGGATGTGAGTATTAGAATAATTTTTCGGGGGTTGATTATATTTAAGAAGTTTTACAAATATGCCACATCCCATACATGCTTCTGTAAAGTACCAATTTAATATGAATATAATGATAAtatcatttcattattttttattgaacaaTGGTCTGCGATGTTTTGTAATCATTGCCCCTTTAAAAATTATGGCGTAATGTTTAAAGTTTaggtgaaatttttgttttcatataaaataatgtcaataatatttatcaaaacattctTTGTTGTCCTCATGATACAACCAGTCTCTAACGGAAATTGCAGGTCGATAAGAAACGCCGTCATCGAATAAAGGCCTTGGATGATTTTCTGGATCAAAATTAGGATTGTGAATATCATCAAAGTTAATTCCGTACAAAGCTCTGCATAGTTGACAAATACGGCCAATGCTTTTGCAACCAGGGACCATATCTGGATCCATATTGTGCCACCTGCAATGTAATTTAAATGTTGATATTATGCGTATATTTTAAGCAACTAGCTCATAATGTGCACATCTGGGATTTGGTCTTCATTTGTCATGATTAACTGAATGAATCAAAACTATTAGCCTTTTCATAATTCAAAACGTGATGTACAAGGTGATAATAAAAGCTACGATAGCGTATTCAGGAATAGATATAATCCTTCATGCAAGTAGCAGTGTGAGGACGTGTCGGGGTGTTTGTGTAATGGTGTTtataaaaaattgcaatttgttGTAATTATTAGTCCCGCGAGGTACTCTTGATTAGCCTAGTTCTGTCGCGCCACTGTTTCCGTGCTCTAGATCTGTTTACTTACAGTAAGGTGTGTTCACGGTGTTCTTAGATTTTACAAATCCAAGCAGAGGTGTCGAGGCATCTCTTATAACAAGGGTGGTCTAAATTGTGGTTAACGGGATACAGCACACTGCTATGGATCAATAATTGCAGTAAAGTTCTCGTAATTACGTGTCTAAGTTTTGTTCTGAAACTACTGATAAAAACGAAGTGAGAAAGTAGCAACTATAGTTATGAGCCGATAGAAATAGAACTATCAGAAACGATTAAACGAGATACTAATGTACTATGTAAAAAGAAAAACTCACTGGAAGTACTCCAAGTAGGCAGTGGCGTTCTGATCTAGAtatcttaaatattcaataagttCATTCGATGTCTCGAAATCTTCTGCATAGATGAAAGATCCAGCTGGTGCAAACGCAAGATAATCTTTTTTGGTTGCTCCCCATACTACTGGAACAGTATACGAATGAAATGCGTTTTTGAAGAACTTCTCAGTAATATAGTCTTTACAGTGATAAGAATTTTcgaacgaaaaataaaatttgtaagcaCGAATTGCGCGAAAAAATTCTTGTGAATCCCTTTTTGCTCCATCCGCAAATTTTCCCTGTTTAGGGAAGCACCCGCCGTATCCTTCCAATTCGTAACCTTTtgcaatgattttttttattaacctTATCCTTTGTTTTGCGACTGAATGCTGAGCACAATCGGAAACTACAACAAGagattttttcgtttttaatttGAGTAATTCTTCCGCTTTCGGGACGTTTCTGCTTTTAACGATTGCCATAACTGAGTTGGCCGAATACAGTTTGTCAGGAAAATCTGAATCTCTCCTGTAAAATTATAAGTGTATAATAAACATAGTTATTGCGTTTAAGGAAGTAAACAACTCCAAGTTTTGCTAAATATACATGCCTAATTTGTAGGCTTTCAAATCTATTGATTTAGTTAGGCTCATTGTTTGGTCCATTCCCACCACTCCATTCGGTTTGCAAACATTGTGTTGGATATGCTGTTAcca contains:
- the LOC120326228 gene encoding 3-galactosyl-N-acetylglucosaminide 4-alpha-L-fucosyltransferase FUT3-like — translated: MQSNSRKFPIQFVLFLTLLLGVVIWILAVSRNCLYENYSKYFVMPVNSTELTSTLQIQYTEQWPKKERTDFNLTVLQNKLEERLKEATDKKIIVIWTAGIPLKGGVVGGVCGNCEVTLNRTMISDNKTAAVVVYFTGATPENMPPLRSRNPNHLYVYWTLESSSSVRFKYHRNLRYEDEYGFNATMTYRRDSDFPDKLYSANSVMAIVKSRNVPKAEELLKLKTKKSLVVVSDCAQHSVAKQRIRLIKKIIAKGYELEGYGGCFPKQGKFADGAKRDSQEFFRAIRAYKFYFSFENSYHCKDYITEKFFKNAFHSYTVPVVWGATKKDYLAFAPAGSFIYAEDFETSNELIEYLRYLDQNATAYLEYFQWHNMDPDMVPGCKSIGRICQLCRALYGINFDDIHNPNFDPENHPRPLFDDGVSYRPAISVRDWLYHEDNKECFDKYY